The Vibrio diazotrophicus DNA window CCAATGTTGAGCTTGATTTCTCAACATATAAATCGCCATTCAATAGCAGACTCAGAACGTCAACCGCTCGCTCGTCACCACTTTGTAAGATGCTATCCACACCCGATTCGATTTGATTGAATTTGAGTGTCGAAATCGCTTGTAAGCCTTCATCGAATGAAGCGCTCGTCTCGGCTTGCGCCAAAGAAGTCACACATAAGGCTGTCACCCCAAGCAACCACACCAGAGCTATTCGTCTGGTATCGCTTACTATGGAATACATTCGCTTAATTAAGACCATGAGTAACCCTTTCTGACTCGGCTATTCGCCCAGCCTCTAAAATCCATTTCTTGCTTTATCAAGCAGAGGATAAGTGGGGCTTTCGCACCCACTTATTTCGTTGCGTCTGGCTAATTTCGTAAAACAGCAGGAAGGTCTGTGTTACGAATTAGAAGTTCTGACCAGAACATTTACCTGTTTTAACGTTGTAGTTACCGCAGCTAAGTGGCGCGCGCCAATCTGAAATCAGGTCTTTAGAACCCGGTAAGAAATCAGACCAAGCATCACCCGCAACCAAACCAGCCGTTTCCCATACTGTTTGGAACTGACCGTCATCTTGGATTTCACCAATCAGAACAGGTTTAGTGATGTGGTGGTTAGGCATCATGGTTGAGTACCCGCCAGAAAGGTTAGGAACAGACGTACCAATGAGCGCGTTTTGCACGGCTGCTGGATCTGTAGTGCCTGCCGCTTCAACCGCTTTCACCCACATGTTGAAACCGATGTAAGTCGCTTCCATTGGGTCGTTCGTGGTGCGTTTGTCGTCTTTAGTGAATTTGTGCCACGCTTCGATAAACTCTTCGTTCGCTTGCGAATCCACGCTTTCGAAGTAGTTCCACGCTGCTAAGTGACCGACAAGTGGAGCTGTGTCCATGCCGGATAGTTCTTCTTCACCCACAGAGAATGCAACCACTGGAATTTGGTCAGCCGTTACGCCTTGGTTACCCAACTCCTTATAGAAAGGTACGTTTGCATCGCCATTGACGGTAGAAACAACCGCTGTTTTCTTGCCCGCTGAACCGAATTTCTTAATATCAGAAACAATAGACTGCCAATCAGAGTGGCCGAAAGGCGTGTAGTTGATCATGATGTCTGATTCCGCCACGCCTTTATCTTTCAAATAGGCTTCAAGGATTTTGTTGGTAGTACGAGGGTAAACATAGTCTGTACCTGCAAGAACCCAACGTTTCACACCTTGATCCATCAGGTAATCAACCGCTGGAATTGCCTGTTGGTTTGGCGCTGCGCCTGTGTAGAACACGTTTTTCGAAGACTCTTCACCTTCATACTGAACTGGGTAGAACAGAATGCTGTTCAACTCTTCAAATACTGGCAATACAGATTTGCGAGATACTGAAGTCCAGCAACCGAATACTGCTGATACTTTGTCTTTTGAAATCAATTCGCGCGCTTTTTCTGCAAATAGAGGCCAGTTAGACGCTGGGTCAACAACCACAGGCTCTAGCTTTTTACCAAGCAAACCACCCTTTTTGTTTTGCTCTTCAATCAGCATCAACATTGTATCTTTCAGTGTGGTTTCACTGATTGCCATAGTGCCTGACAATGAGTGCAACACACCGACTTTAATCGTGTCTGCTGCTAGTGCATGTGCACTGAGTAGTGACGCCGCCAGTACTGCCGTGGAGAGGAATTTCCGTTTCATTTTTCATCTTCCCTTGATTAATAAATGGTTCAAACTTACACCCCCAATGACAGACATCAGTTACAGACATCAGAAGCAAGCTCCGGAAAAGTATCGGTGAGATAGAGAGTTAGCGGTATGCGCGTATTGCGCACTTTGTCTACGTCAAACTACGCATATTAGATTTGAACAAATCGAGCTATACTCGCGCGAGCGACCTATAAAATGAAATGGTTGAAATTTCCAGACTTGCAAGGAGTGTAAGTCACCGCTTTAAGGATGAAGAGACAATGAGATGCAGAAGGTTCCGATAACGCGCAGGCGTTATAACACACTGGTTGGCAATGAATTACTGGAAGATTTCGCGCTGCGTTTTACCGCCAAACGTGCAAGGAAGTGGTCCGCAGGCTGGATAGCCAATACCGCTTTGGGCATCGTTTCGTTTCTGGTTCTTGAAGCCATCGGTGGCACTATCACTCTCAACTACGGCGTTATCAACTCGCTTTGGGCGATAGTCGGTGTTTCTCTGGTAGTCATTTTAAGTGGCATACCTATCTGCTATTACGCCGCCAAATATGGTGTTGATGCCGACCTACTTAGTCGCGGTGCTGGGTTTGGCTATATTGGCTCGACCATAGTGTCGCTCATCTACGCTTCGTTCACCTTTATCTTTTTTGCCCTCGAAGCCGCCATTATGTCGATGGCGATAGAACTGCTGTTTGGTATTCCGCTGTTTTGGGGATACATCATCAGCGCCGTGATTGTGATTCCTCTGGTTGCTTTGGGTATTTCCAATATCGGACGATTTCAGATGTGGTCGCAGCCGCTTTG harbors:
- the urtA gene encoding urea ABC transporter substrate-binding protein, whose amino-acid sequence is MKRKFLSTAVLAASLLSAHALAADTIKVGVLHSLSGTMAISETTLKDTMLMLIEEQNKKGGLLGKKLEPVVVDPASNWPLFAEKARELISKDKVSAVFGCWTSVSRKSVLPVFEELNSILFYPVQYEGEESSKNVFYTGAAPNQQAIPAVDYLMDQGVKRWVLAGTDYVYPRTTNKILEAYLKDKGVAESDIMINYTPFGHSDWQSIVSDIKKFGSAGKKTAVVSTVNGDANVPFYKELGNQGVTADQIPVVAFSVGEEELSGMDTAPLVGHLAAWNYFESVDSQANEEFIEAWHKFTKDDKRTTNDPMEATYIGFNMWVKAVEAAGTTDPAAVQNALIGTSVPNLSGGYSTMMPNHHITKPVLIGEIQDDGQFQTVWETAGLVAGDAWSDFLPGSKDLISDWRAPLSCGNYNVKTGKCSGQNF